Proteins encoded together in one Lathyrus oleraceus cultivar Zhongwan6 chromosome 5, CAAS_Psat_ZW6_1.0, whole genome shotgun sequence window:
- the LOC127087066 gene encoding receptor-like serine/threonine-protein kinase NCRK isoform X1: MKHQLKVSVALIISFLWFQQSFCAYEPSDTGPNKWECKCSFRGNRRYNIANCSKSCDCHSESASIWTCICDTNGFPEVATDRHNPNCFIACNCIWGTAKMSLGSKTRISSKIVIIILVMSITCTTVAFLALFVCYVRRRKRHHPIQSPMNSSSDKETGYINTSNFISRKTSFVPETKGVMNSPISHITKCFQKASILLGSQRETFHGNIIQFSFAELENATENFSASNIIGLGGSSYVYHGRLKNGSNVAVKRLKVQVGPEADTEFFTEIELLSRLHHCHLVPLIGYCSELKGKNVQRLLVFDYMSNGNLRDRLDGNFGKNMDWSTRVTIALGAARGLEYLHEAAAPRILHRDVKSTNILLDKNLQAKITDLGLAKDLRSDDLRSCSDSSERMKGTFGYFAPEYAIVGRASIESDVFSFGVVLLELITGRQPILRSAGKEESLVVWATPRLRDSRRVMTELADPQLKGNFPEDEVHIMANLAKECLLLDPDKRPTMSEVVLILSSITRTRSRRRRYIQLCLFQEPEDAEKPRQASWRRFPPHNSMPRGTDYNLRVENEDKNVDTISTEYMKSLILSTSKGESWHASEEDMVDLSEPRLESFCMTNINFP; this comes from the exons ATGAAGCATCAACTCAAAGTTTCTGTTGCTCTTATTATTAGCTTCCTATGGTTTCAGCAATCATTTTGTG CATATGAACCTTCTGATACTGGTCCAAACAAGTGGGAATGTAAATGTTCTTTCCGAGGGAACCGAAGATACAATATTGCAAATTGTTCCAAGTCATGTGATTGCCATTCAG AGAGTGCATCCATATGGACATGTATATGTGATACAAATGGGTTTCCTGAAGTGGCAACAGATAGGCATAATCCTAATTGCTTTATTGCCTGCAATTGCATCTGGG GAACTGCTAAGATGTCATTAGGTTCAAAGACACGCATTTCAAGCAAAATTGTAATAATCATTTTAGTAATGTCTATTACATGCACAACTGTTGCATTTCTTGCCTTATTTGTATGTTATGTTCGTCGAAGGAAGAGGCATCATCCTATTCAATCACCAATGAACTCATCATCAGATAAGGAAACAGGTTATATTAATACTAGCAACTTCATTAGTCGGAAAACTTCTTTTGTGCCAGAAACAAAAGGCGTTATGAATTCTCCTATTAGTCATATTACAA AATGCTTTCAAAAAGCATCTATTTTGCTTGGGAGTCAAAGAGAAACATTTCATGGAAATATTATTCAATTCTCATTTGCTGAACTGGAAAATGCCACTGAAAACTTTTCAGCTTCGAATATTATTGGATTAGGTGGAAGTAGTTATGTATACCATGGTCGACTGAAAAATGGCAGTAATGTGGCAGTCAAGCGACTTAAAGTTCAAGTAGGACCTGAAGCAGACACCGAGTTTTTCACAGAG ATTGAACTATTGTCTAGACTTCATCATTGTCATCTGGTGCCATTGATTGGATACTGCTCAGAGTTAAAAGGAAAAAATGTTCAGAGATTACTAGTGTTTGACTACATGAGTAACGGAAATTTGAGGGACCGTTTAGATGGAAATTTCGGAAAAAATATGGATTGGTCTACTCGTGTTACAATTGCATTAGGGGCTGCAAGGGGCTTGGAGTATCTTCATGAGGCAGCTGCTCCAAGAATTCTTCACAGAGATGTCAAATCAACAAACATTCTTCTTGATAAAAATTTGCAAGCAAAA ATAACTGATCTCGGTCTGGCTAAAGACTTGAGATCTGATGACCTCCGTAGTTGTTCGGATTCTTCAGAAAGAATGAAAGGGACATTTGGCTATTTTGCACCTGAGTATGCAATTGTTGGGAGAGCCTCTATTGAGTCTGATGTCTTCAGTTTTGGCGTAGTTCTTCTTGAGCTTATCACTGGTCGCCAACCAATCCTTAGATCTGCAGGCAAAGAAGAAAGCCTTGTCGTATGG gCTACTCCTCGCTTACGGGATAGTAGGCGAGTAATGACAGAGTTGGCCGATCCACAATTGAAAGGAAACTTCCCAGAAGATGAAGTGCATATAATGGCAAACCTAGCAAAGGAATGCTTACTGTTGGATCCTGATAAAAGACCAACTATGAGTGAAGTTGTTCTAATTCTATCAAGTATTACCCGAACCAGATCTAGAAGAAGAAGATACATTCAATTGTGTCTTTTTCAG GAACCAGAGGATGCAGAGAAGCCAAGACAAGCTTCATGGAGAAGATTTCCACCTCATAATTCAATGCCACGTGGTACTGACTACAATCTTCGTGTTGAAAACGAAGATAAAAATGTAGATACAATTTCAACCGAGTATATGAAGAGTTTGATCCTCTCGACTTCAAAAGGTGAGAGTTGGCACGCATCAGAAGAAGACATGGTAGACCTATCAGAGCCTCGGTTAGAGTCATTTTGCATGACAAACATCAATTTCCCTTGA
- the LOC127087066 gene encoding receptor-like serine/threonine-protein kinase NCRK isoform X2: MSLGSKTRISSKIVIIILVMSITCTTVAFLALFVCYVRRRKRHHPIQSPMNSSSDKETGYINTSNFISRKTSFVPETKGVMNSPISHITKCFQKASILLGSQRETFHGNIIQFSFAELENATENFSASNIIGLGGSSYVYHGRLKNGSNVAVKRLKVQVGPEADTEFFTEIELLSRLHHCHLVPLIGYCSELKGKNVQRLLVFDYMSNGNLRDRLDGNFGKNMDWSTRVTIALGAARGLEYLHEAAAPRILHRDVKSTNILLDKNLQAKITDLGLAKDLRSDDLRSCSDSSERMKGTFGYFAPEYAIVGRASIESDVFSFGVVLLELITGRQPILRSAGKEESLVVWATPRLRDSRRVMTELADPQLKGNFPEDEVHIMANLAKECLLLDPDKRPTMSEVVLILSSITRTRSRRRRYIQLCLFQEPEDAEKPRQASWRRFPPHNSMPRGTDYNLRVENEDKNVDTISTEYMKSLILSTSKGESWHASEEDMVDLSEPRLESFCMTNINFP, encoded by the exons ATGTCATTAGGTTCAAAGACACGCATTTCAAGCAAAATTGTAATAATCATTTTAGTAATGTCTATTACATGCACAACTGTTGCATTTCTTGCCTTATTTGTATGTTATGTTCGTCGAAGGAAGAGGCATCATCCTATTCAATCACCAATGAACTCATCATCAGATAAGGAAACAGGTTATATTAATACTAGCAACTTCATTAGTCGGAAAACTTCTTTTGTGCCAGAAACAAAAGGCGTTATGAATTCTCCTATTAGTCATATTACAA AATGCTTTCAAAAAGCATCTATTTTGCTTGGGAGTCAAAGAGAAACATTTCATGGAAATATTATTCAATTCTCATTTGCTGAACTGGAAAATGCCACTGAAAACTTTTCAGCTTCGAATATTATTGGATTAGGTGGAAGTAGTTATGTATACCATGGTCGACTGAAAAATGGCAGTAATGTGGCAGTCAAGCGACTTAAAGTTCAAGTAGGACCTGAAGCAGACACCGAGTTTTTCACAGAG ATTGAACTATTGTCTAGACTTCATCATTGTCATCTGGTGCCATTGATTGGATACTGCTCAGAGTTAAAAGGAAAAAATGTTCAGAGATTACTAGTGTTTGACTACATGAGTAACGGAAATTTGAGGGACCGTTTAGATGGAAATTTCGGAAAAAATATGGATTGGTCTACTCGTGTTACAATTGCATTAGGGGCTGCAAGGGGCTTGGAGTATCTTCATGAGGCAGCTGCTCCAAGAATTCTTCACAGAGATGTCAAATCAACAAACATTCTTCTTGATAAAAATTTGCAAGCAAAA ATAACTGATCTCGGTCTGGCTAAAGACTTGAGATCTGATGACCTCCGTAGTTGTTCGGATTCTTCAGAAAGAATGAAAGGGACATTTGGCTATTTTGCACCTGAGTATGCAATTGTTGGGAGAGCCTCTATTGAGTCTGATGTCTTCAGTTTTGGCGTAGTTCTTCTTGAGCTTATCACTGGTCGCCAACCAATCCTTAGATCTGCAGGCAAAGAAGAAAGCCTTGTCGTATGG gCTACTCCTCGCTTACGGGATAGTAGGCGAGTAATGACAGAGTTGGCCGATCCACAATTGAAAGGAAACTTCCCAGAAGATGAAGTGCATATAATGGCAAACCTAGCAAAGGAATGCTTACTGTTGGATCCTGATAAAAGACCAACTATGAGTGAAGTTGTTCTAATTCTATCAAGTATTACCCGAACCAGATCTAGAAGAAGAAGATACATTCAATTGTGTCTTTTTCAG GAACCAGAGGATGCAGAGAAGCCAAGACAAGCTTCATGGAGAAGATTTCCACCTCATAATTCAATGCCACGTGGTACTGACTACAATCTTCGTGTTGAAAACGAAGATAAAAATGTAGATACAATTTCAACCGAGTATATGAAGAGTTTGATCCTCTCGACTTCAAAAGGTGAGAGTTGGCACGCATCAGAAGAAGACATGGTAGACCTATCAGAGCCTCGGTTAGAGTCATTTTGCATGACAAACATCAATTTCCCTTGA
- the LOC127087068 gene encoding E3 ubiquitin-protein ligase WAV3 encodes MDSKWRKLKLALGFNSCIHLPKTTDHPSPSLTNFSGRVSNSGDLSVHRPSTPTPSSSGLRVSTSSSSSFSNKGVCAICLNAMKPGQGQAIFTAECSHSFHFQCITSNVRHGNQICPVCRAKWKEVPFQNAASNVSLDASQPRGDTWSGILRRLSSSRQNGTVRQSSPRYNITEPAIFDDDDEILDRQTSVTHHVNDVDHSIENTMEITTYPEVSAVSKSDSHENFTVLVHLKAPPHLHNSDRSYVESSVETSRAPVDLVTVLDISGSMTGSKIALLKQAMSFVIQNLSSSDRLSIIVFASTARRIFPLRRMTDAGRQQALRVVSTLAPTGGTDIAAGLEKGVKVFVDRRWKNPVCGIMLLTDGQDTHNICLPTRSGEGYQSLVPNSIHRCNGEGLNIPVHAFGFGVDHDATLMHSISEISGGTFSFIEAEEVIQDAFAQCIGGLLSVVVQDLHVEVRCAQSRLQLNSVKTGSYQSTLTNNAGMASIKVGDLYAEEERDFLVTLNVPVEESSDEMSLLTVTCLYSNPITKVEGLDATSEVKIQRPNEARDPVVSIEVDRQRNRLNAAEAMAEARVKAECGDLATAISVLETCHRELSETLSAQAGDPLCVSLSAELKEMQERMANQHIYEQSGRAYVLSGMSCHLGQRATARGDSTDYQTSVMADMVTRSQTFLVGTPQSENILRPTKSFNGRKQRK; translated from the exons ATGGATTCCAAATGGCGAAAACTCAAACTCGCTCTCGGCTTCAACTCATGCATTCATCTTCCTAAAACAACGGATCATCCTTCTCCTTCTCTAACTAACTTTTCCGGCCGTGTTTCTAATTCCGGCGATCTTTCCGTTCACCGTCCTTCCACTCCGACTCCCTCCTCCTCCGGTCTCCGTGTTTCCACATCCTCATCATCCTCCTTCTCCAATAAG GGAGTGTGTGCAATATGCTTGAACGCAATGAAACCAGGGCAGGGGCAGGCCATTTTTACTGCAGAATGTTCTCACTCTTTCCATTTCCAATGCATCACATCTAATGTGAGACATGGGAATCAGATTTGCCCTGTATGCAGAGCAAAATGGAAAGAAGTTCCTTTTCAGAATGCTGCATCTAATGTCTCCCTTGACGCCTCTCAACCTAGAGGTGACACTTGGTCAGGTATACTACGGAGACTTTCTTCCTCACGACAAAATGGTACAGTTCGGCAGAGTTCGCCACGTTATAATATAACGGAACCAGCTATCTTTGATGACGATGATGAAATCTTGGATCGACAAACTTCAGTTACTCACCATGTCAATGATGTGGATCATAGCATTGAAAATACAATGGAGATCACAACATATCCTGAAGTTTCAGCTGTTTCAAAATCAGACTCTCATGAAAACTTTACTGTATTGGTTCACCTTAAGGCTCCCCCTCATCTTCACAACAGTGACAGGAGCTATGTTGAATCTTCAGTTGAGACCTCTCGTGCTCCCGTTGATCTTGTCACAGTTCTTGACATAAGTGGTAGCATGACAGGTTCAAAGATTGCGTTGCTAAAACAAGCTATGAGTTTTGTCATACAGAATCTAAGTTCCTCAGACCGTCTTTCTATCATTGTGTTCGCCTCAACAGCCCGCCGCATTTTCCCTCTACGACGGATGACTGATGCTGGACGCCAGCAGGCATTGCGCGTAGTTAGCACTTTAGCTCCAACTGGTGGTACAGATATTGCTGCAGGATTGGAGAAAGGGGTCAAGGTATTTGTTGACCGTCGATGGAAGAATCCAGTGTGCGGTATCATGTTACTAACTGATGGACAAGATACCCATAATATTTGTCTCCCGACTCGTAGTGGAGAAGGTTATCAGTCACTTGTCCCGAATTCCATTCATCGTTGTAATGGTGAAGGTTTGAACATACCAGTGCATGCATTTGGTTTTGGTGTTGATCATGATGCTACTTTGATGCATTCCATCTCTGAGATTTCTGGAGGCACATTTTCCTTTATTGAAGCTGAGGAAGTGATTCAGGATGCGTTCGCTCAGTGTATTGGGGGACTATTGAGTGTAGTGGTTCAAGACCTACATGTAGAAGTTCGGTGTGCTCAGTCTCGTTTGCAACTTAACTCGGTAAAAACAGGAAGTTATCAAAGTACATTGACTAACAATGCAGGAATGGCTTCTATAAAGGTAGGAGATTTGTATGCTGAAGAAGAAAGAGACTTTTTAGTGACACTCAATGTTCCAGTTGAGGAATCTAGTGATGAGATGTCATTGTTGACCGTTACATGTCTCTATAGTAACCCCATCACAAAAGTGGAGGGTTTGGATGCAACAAGTGAAGTGAAGATTCAGAGACCTAATGAGGCTAGAGATCCAGTTGTATCAATAGAAGTAGATAGGCAAAGAAATAGACTAAATGCCGCTGAGGCAATGGCTGAGGCTAGAGTCAAAGCAGAATGCGGTGATTTGGCTACGGCTATTTCTGTCCTTGAAACATGTCACAGGGAATTATCTGAAACTCTTTCTGCTCAAGCCGGAGATCCATTATGTGTTTCTCTTTCTGCTGAACTAAAAGAGATGCAGGAGAGAATGGCAAATCAGCATATTTATGAACAATCTGGAAGAGCTTATGTATTATCAGGGATGAGCTGTCATTTAGGGCAAAGAGCAACTGCAAGAGGTGATTCCACAGACTACCAAACTTCTGTCATGGCTGACATGGTTACACGTTCCCAAACCTTTCTTGTTGGGACTCCACAATCTGAAAATATTCTACGGCCTACAAAATCCTTCAATGGCAGGAAGCAAAGAAAATAA